In Rutidosis leptorrhynchoides isolate AG116_Rl617_1_P2 chromosome 2, CSIRO_AGI_Rlap_v1, whole genome shotgun sequence, one genomic interval encodes:
- the LOC139888185 gene encoding uncharacterized protein yields MFSRKAAVEKGLYRGVNVGNDNFVFSHPQYGDDTIFFGELGNENMRSLLNLLKCFELASGLKINMRKSNRLGVGATNDEIVALANYIGCDMGSFPFKYFGLPIGSKMKKLGDWNGVLDKFKSTSFSELGIDFRSSFTRSVANDLGTGFWKDAWLCSERLEDKFKRLFRLDSDGNALVADRVDWSENGCRFKGQWNREPLGQALNELTLFTNMLHAYNRNSSGEDSWRWGLATNGKFTTKKLTQLLEE; encoded by the exons ATGTTCTCACGAAAAGCAGCGGTAGAAAAAGGACTCTATAGGGGAGTAAATGTGGGCAACGATAATTTTGTTTTTTCGCACCCCCAGTACGGGGACGATACGATCTTTTTCGGTGAATTGGGCAACGAAAACATGAGAAGTCTGTTGAACCTACTTAAATGTTTTGAGCTTGCCTCTGGGTTGAAGATTAATATGCGTAAGAGTAACCGTTTGGGTGTTGGGGCTACAAACGATGAGATAGTAGCCTTAGCAAATTACATCGGGTGTGACATGGGTTCATTTCCTTTTAAATACTTCGGGCTACCTATTGGCTCTAAAATGAAGAAACTCGGTGATTGGAATGGGGTTTTAGACAAATTCAAAA GTACCTCTTTTTCGGAGCTGGGTATCGACTTCAGATCGTCTTTCACAAGGTCAGTGGCTAACGATCTAGGTACCGGATTCTGGAAGGATGCATGGTTGTGCAGCGAAAGACTTGAAGACAAATTTAAGAGACTGTTTCGTCTTGATTCGGATGGTAACGCTTTGGTCGCAGATCGTGTAGACTGGTCTGAAAATGGATGCAGGTTTAAAGGTCAATGGAACAGAGAGCCCCTTGGGCAAGCCCTAAATGAATTAACCTTATTTACTAACATGTTACATGCTTATAACAGAAACTCTAGTGGGGAAGATTCATGGCGGTGGGGTCTAGCAACAAATGGGAAGTTCACAACTAAAAAGCTGACTCAATTGTTGGAGGAATAG